One genomic segment of Hymenobacter psoromatis includes these proteins:
- a CDS encoding SDR family NAD(P)-dependent oxidoreductase produces MKTAFVTGASSGIGRATAVALAKAGFQLVITGRRGERLAELAQEVAPTPVHQLTFDVRDRAAVEAAVAGLPAEFAHVDVLINNAGNAHGLASIQDGDPADWDAMLDGNVKGLLYVSRAVLPRMGEGGFIVNIGSIAGHEAYANGNVYCASKAAVAMLTRTMRLDLLPRGIRVAEVAPGMVETEFSEVRFKGDEDRAASVYKGLQPLQAADIADLIQFIVTRPPHVQIAEVIIFPAAQAAATTVKRTQ; encoded by the coding sequence ATGAAAACTGCATTTGTTACGGGCGCTTCGTCGGGTATTGGTCGCGCTACGGCCGTGGCTTTGGCCAAAGCTGGCTTTCAACTAGTTATTACTGGCCGGCGCGGCGAGCGGCTGGCTGAGTTGGCACAAGAGGTAGCGCCTACCCCGGTGCACCAGCTGACCTTTGATGTGCGCGACCGGGCTGCCGTGGAGGCTGCCGTGGCCGGGTTGCCAGCCGAGTTTGCCCACGTAGACGTGCTCATCAACAACGCCGGTAATGCCCACGGGCTGGCCTCGATTCAGGACGGCGACCCGGCCGACTGGGATGCCATGCTCGATGGTAACGTGAAGGGCCTGCTCTACGTGAGCCGCGCCGTGTTGCCGCGCATGGGCGAGGGTGGATTCATTGTCAATATTGGCTCCATTGCTGGCCACGAGGCTTACGCCAACGGCAATGTGTACTGCGCTTCTAAGGCTGCTGTGGCTATGCTCACGCGCACTATGCGGCTCGACTTGCTGCCCCGTGGCATCCGGGTAGCCGAGGTAGCCCCCGGCATGGTTGAAACCGAGTTTTCGGAAGTCCGCTTCAAGGGTGATGAAGACCGGGCCGCCAGCGTCTACAAAGGCTTGCAGCCCCTGCAAGCCGCTGATATCGCCGACCTGATTCAGTTTATAGTCACGCGCCCGCCGCACGTGCAGATTGCCGAGGTCATCATATTCCCGGCCGCCCAAGCGGCTGCCACCACCGTAAAGCGGACTCAGTAA
- a CDS encoding energy transducer TonB, with protein MMKKNLLTGLALCCLLPAAHAQTAKPNTAPMPKDQPPTEQGAGLNHVSAEIPVAAYYEGGQEAMYAFIAKELKYPLTAKHNRMQGRCIISFTLNPEGTIQGLRIVKQVGGGTGEEAARVVRLLKFKKPEYPVLTSLPIDFKLGVTGTNTVGN; from the coding sequence ATGATGAAAAAAAATCTGTTGACCGGCCTGGCCCTGTGCTGCCTGCTGCCGGCGGCCCACGCCCAAACGGCCAAGCCCAACACGGCCCCCATGCCCAAGGACCAGCCCCCGACCGAGCAGGGCGCGGGCCTCAACCACGTGAGCGCCGAGATTCCAGTGGCCGCCTATTATGAGGGTGGGCAGGAGGCCATGTACGCCTTTATTGCCAAGGAGCTGAAGTACCCGTTAACGGCCAAGCACAACCGGATGCAGGGCCGCTGCATCATCAGCTTCACGCTGAATCCCGAGGGCACTATTCAGGGCCTGCGCATCGTGAAGCAAGTAGGTGGCGGCACCGGAGAAGAGGCAGCCCGCGTGGTGCGCCTGCTCAAATTCAAGAAGCCCGAATATCCCGTCCTGACCAGCCTACCCATCGATTTCAAGCTGGGCGTAACTGGCACGAACACGGTGGGAAATTAA
- a CDS encoding OmpA family protein, translated as MDNVSKRLLKASCALALTVAVATSAQAQSTRKDLQTGNKMFNQENYRASIPFYERVLAKDPNNATALFRAGVAYLSFDKEKASDYIYKAQKLKPKVSRDIEYWLGRVDHLNYNFDEAITHYQAYNATLKKRNDTRREEVAQLIQHSKNAKILFNSPKDIFVKNLGPTVNTQYSEHSPVISSDDKTLIFTTRANPTDIPGLDSKSRGKTAADGEYYEGIVETHRIDADNWEKPRSLSAALNSKGHDASDQLFDNDTKLLMYRSDEDGDIFVASKQANGEWGSPTKLNSNINSKAYEGDAYITPDGLTLYFSTARYSEDGNLDLYYSTRTAGGDWGPAKSLGSVINTKYDEDSPFISRDGKTLFFSSRGHNTMGDYDIFQSKYDSIGHKWGRPENMGYPINTPDADSYYRLAPDGTYAYLSSYRIGGYGEKDLYTISYIKNIIVKGTVFSKRDSTQAIPGVELVFNGTQADKTAISFRDVTKEDGTYQVKVLSARTYQVAVNKDGKNIETQEFAVPISLNDSTSITKNFYVDYIDTTALASSRFAKIYFDTDKYKLRPESIVALKNTAAILKANAGINISIEGNCDSRNTDEYNMVLGQNRADAAKNYLVKQGVASARLTTVSYGERRPAAPNDSPENMQLNRRDEFRVVLKEGEKMPVITETVTETIVETVPVTPGPPLPGKSKVRMADGTKVKTKVDENSDKVKVKTKDAAGAKSKTVSKDGEIDSKAKDADGQKAKMKIKPE; from the coding sequence ATGGACAACGTATCCAAAAGGCTGCTGAAAGCTTCCTGCGCGCTGGCCCTGACCGTCGCCGTAGCTACCTCGGCCCAGGCTCAGAGCACGCGCAAGGACCTGCAAACCGGCAACAAGATGTTTAATCAGGAAAACTACCGGGCTTCCATCCCCTTCTACGAGCGGGTGTTAGCTAAGGACCCTAATAACGCCACCGCGTTGTTTCGGGCTGGGGTAGCATATCTGTCCTTTGACAAGGAAAAAGCTAGCGACTACATCTATAAGGCGCAGAAGCTGAAGCCTAAAGTTTCGCGGGATATTGAGTACTGGCTGGGTCGCGTAGACCACCTGAACTATAATTTTGACGAGGCTATCACGCACTACCAGGCGTATAACGCGACCCTGAAAAAGCGTAACGATACTCGCCGTGAGGAAGTAGCGCAGCTGATTCAGCACAGCAAAAACGCGAAAATTCTCTTCAACTCGCCCAAGGATATCTTCGTCAAGAACCTAGGCCCGACGGTAAATACGCAGTATTCGGAACACAGTCCGGTTATTTCATCGGATGATAAGACGCTGATTTTCACGACTCGCGCTAATCCAACCGATATTCCGGGCCTCGATTCTAAGAGCCGGGGCAAAACAGCGGCCGATGGGGAGTACTACGAGGGTATCGTCGAAACCCATCGCATCGATGCCGACAACTGGGAAAAGCCCCGCTCGCTGTCGGCAGCGCTCAACAGCAAGGGTCACGACGCCTCGGACCAGCTGTTTGACAACGATACTAAGCTGCTCATGTACCGCAGCGATGAGGACGGCGACATATTCGTGGCTTCAAAGCAAGCTAATGGCGAGTGGGGCTCGCCCACTAAGCTCAACAGCAACATTAACTCCAAAGCTTACGAGGGAGACGCTTATATCACTCCAGATGGCCTGACACTCTACTTCTCGACCGCCCGGTATTCGGAAGATGGTAACCTGGACCTTTATTACAGCACCCGCACTGCTGGGGGCGACTGGGGACCGGCAAAATCACTGGGTAGCGTCATCAATACCAAGTATGACGAAGATAGTCCCTTCATCAGCCGCGACGGTAAGACGCTGTTTTTCAGCTCGCGCGGTCACAACACGATGGGCGACTACGACATTTTCCAGTCGAAATACGATAGCATCGGCCACAAGTGGGGCCGGCCCGAAAACATGGGCTACCCCATCAACACGCCCGATGCTGACTCGTATTATCGCCTTGCCCCCGATGGCACCTATGCCTACCTCAGCTCATATCGCATCGGCGGCTACGGTGAGAAAGACCTTTATACCATCAGTTACATCAAGAACATTATCGTGAAAGGCACGGTGTTCTCGAAGCGCGATAGCACCCAGGCTATTCCGGGTGTAGAATTGGTATTTAACGGCACGCAGGCTGATAAAACAGCCATCAGTTTTCGCGACGTGACCAAGGAAGATGGTACCTACCAGGTGAAAGTGCTCTCAGCCCGTACGTATCAGGTAGCCGTGAACAAAGACGGTAAGAATATTGAAACCCAGGAATTTGCGGTGCCGATTTCGCTGAATGACTCGACGAGTATTACCAAAAATTTCTACGTCGATTACATCGATACAACGGCCCTGGCCAGTTCGCGCTTCGCTAAAATTTACTTCGACACCGACAAGTACAAGCTACGGCCGGAGTCTATCGTAGCGCTCAAAAACACGGCGGCTATTTTGAAGGCCAACGCTGGGATAAACATCTCGATTGAGGGTAACTGCGACTCGCGCAATACTGACGAGTACAACATGGTGCTCGGCCAAAACCGCGCCGACGCGGCCAAGAACTACCTCGTGAAACAGGGCGTAGCCAGCGCCCGCCTCACCACAGTAAGCTACGGTGAGCGCCGCCCTGCTGCCCCCAATGACTCGCCCGAGAACATGCAGCTTAACCGCCGCGATGAGTTCCGGGTGGTGTTGAAGGAAGGCGAAAAGATGCCTGTTATCACGGAAACGGTGACCGAAACCATCGTGGAAACGGTGCCTGTTACCCCCGGCCCGCCGCTACCCGGCAAGAGCAAAGTGCGCATGGCCGATGGTACGAAGGTGAAAACTAAAGTGGACGAGAACAGCGACAAAGTGAAGGTGAAAACTAAGGACGCGGCTGGCGCGAAGTCAAAAACGGTTTCCAAGGACGGCGAGATTGACTCGAAAGCCAAGGATGCTGACGGCCAGAAAGCCAAAATGAAAATTAAGCCCGAGTAG
- a CDS encoding aspartate kinase gives MEKELAGLQVYKFGGASVKDAAAILNLCRIVKEYGGVGPLLIVVSAMGKTTNALEEIFGLAYAGKDYTAPLEVLESFHHNTAQELIINASPHLASDINVMLIETFFELSEQLAAVNVNRDYDEQYDQVVSFGELLASEMVAHVLNDAQQTRWIDCRLLIRTDENWREGRVSWPVTEQAITQALPPLLAKGPVVTQGFVGSTASGATTTLGREGSDYSAAIFAYCLRAESVTIWKDVPGLLNADPKLFADTVLYPEISYQETIEMAFYGASVIHPKTLKPLAERGIPLRVRSFLDPAAPGTLIHDCQHAPLVPAFIRKAGQCLVSFESKDFAFISEENLEVIFGALALARLKINVMQNSAISFSVVVDFDEMRLQRLLDALRGQFRVQYNSGLTLFTIKNYDEGSIARLTTGRKLLVEQRTRSTFQFLVRE, from the coding sequence ATGGAAAAGGAATTGGCTGGCTTGCAGGTCTACAAATTTGGCGGGGCCTCGGTGAAGGACGCGGCGGCGATTTTGAATCTCTGCCGCATTGTAAAGGAATACGGGGGGGTAGGGCCGCTGCTCATCGTGGTTTCGGCAATGGGCAAAACGACGAATGCGCTGGAGGAGATTTTCGGGCTGGCGTATGCTGGGAAGGATTATACTGCGCCGTTAGAGGTACTGGAATCATTTCACCATAATACCGCCCAGGAGTTAATTATTAATGCCAGCCCGCACCTAGCATCTGATATTAACGTGATGCTAATTGAGACTTTTTTTGAGTTAAGTGAGCAGTTGGCTGCTGTCAATGTTAACCGCGATTACGACGAGCAATACGACCAAGTAGTGAGCTTTGGCGAGTTACTCGCTTCAGAGATGGTAGCACATGTCTTGAATGATGCTCAACAAACGCGCTGGATAGATTGTCGTTTATTAATTCGTACTGATGAAAATTGGCGGGAAGGCCGGGTGAGCTGGCCAGTTACTGAGCAAGCAATTACGCAGGCCCTACCTCCCCTTTTAGCCAAGGGTCCAGTCGTCACGCAGGGCTTCGTCGGCTCCACTGCCTCAGGCGCTACCACCACCCTCGGCCGCGAGGGCTCCGACTACTCGGCGGCCATCTTCGCCTACTGCCTGCGGGCCGAGTCGGTGACCATCTGGAAGGACGTGCCGGGCCTGCTCAACGCCGACCCCAAGCTGTTTGCCGACACGGTGCTCTACCCCGAAATTAGCTACCAGGAAACGATTGAGATGGCGTTTTACGGGGCCAGCGTCATTCACCCCAAAACGCTGAAGCCGCTGGCCGAGCGCGGCATTCCGCTGCGGGTGCGCTCGTTTCTGGACCCGGCCGCGCCGGGCACGCTCATCCACGACTGCCAGCACGCGCCGCTGGTACCGGCGTTTATCCGCAAAGCGGGGCAATGCCTGGTTTCTTTTGAGAGCAAGGATTTTGCCTTTATTTCGGAGGAAAACCTGGAAGTTATTTTCGGGGCGCTGGCGCTGGCGCGGCTCAAAATTAACGTGATGCAAAATTCGGCCATCAGCTTTTCGGTGGTCGTGGACTTTGATGAAATGCGGCTACAACGGCTGCTGGACGCGTTGCGGGGGCAGTTTCGAGTGCAGTATAATAGTGGGCTCACGCTGTTCACGATTAAGAATTATGATGAGGGTAGCATTGCGCGGCTCACGACCGGGCGCAAATTATTAGTGGAGCAGCGCACGCGCAGCACATTTCAGTTTTTAGTGCGCGAATAA
- a CDS encoding alpha/beta hydrolase yields MEQHFTVSRTARYQQLGELSPTTTQLWLVLHGYGQLAEYFIRHFAALHTADPAGTVIVAPEALSRFYLSGTGGRVGASWMTRADRLAEIEDQAAYLDALLGHLLAVAPAAVRLTVLGFSQGTATASRWLARAVNRWRPERLILWAGDFPADIEADNARQLLAGLPVALVSGEQDEYVSAAVAGAQAAVLQAHGARVSRHSFVGGHTLHADLLRQLHTGPTPSTEP; encoded by the coding sequence TTGGAGCAGCATTTTACCGTTAGCCGCACGGCGCGCTACCAGCAGCTGGGTGAGCTATCGCCCACCACTACCCAGCTGTGGCTGGTGCTGCACGGCTATGGGCAGCTGGCCGAATATTTTATTCGGCACTTCGCGGCGCTGCACACCGCCGACCCGGCCGGTACGGTTATCGTGGCCCCGGAAGCGCTTTCGCGCTTCTACCTCTCCGGCACCGGCGGGCGCGTGGGAGCCTCGTGGATGACCCGGGCCGACCGCCTGGCTGAAATCGAAGACCAGGCCGCTTACCTGGACGCGCTGCTCGGCCACCTGCTGGCAGTGGCCCCGGCTGCTGTTCGGCTAACGGTACTGGGCTTTTCGCAGGGCACGGCCACGGCGAGCCGCTGGCTGGCGCGGGCGGTGAACCGCTGGCGGCCGGAGCGACTTATTTTGTGGGCCGGCGACTTTCCAGCTGATATTGAAGCAGATAATGCCCGGCAATTGCTAGCTGGCCTACCCGTAGCGCTGGTGAGCGGCGAGCAGGACGAGTACGTGAGCGCCGCGGTGGCAGGCGCGCAGGCGGCGGTACTGCAAGCGCACGGCGCGCGGGTCAGCCGGCACTCATTTGTGGGCGGGCACACACTGCACGCCGACTTACTGCGCCAGCTGCACACAGGCCCTACCCCCTCTACGGAGCCGTGA
- the fbp gene encoding class 1 fructose-bisphosphatase, which yields MDHNKLALPVGTTLDRFIMRKQEDFPYATGELSQLLRDIALAAKIVNREINRSGLIDIAGAYGNRNVQGEDQQKLDVIANIRFIRALRNGGEVCTIISEEDEDIIQTGNNQGKYVVAIDPLDGSSNIDVNVSIGTIFSIYRRISPTGREGSSADCLQPGTHQVAAGYIIYGSSTMLVYTTGNGVNGFTYEPSLGEFFLSHPDIQTPATGTVYSINEGSSDSFSPGVAAFVRYCKDQQFSARYIGSLVADFHRNLLKGGIYLYPATAKNPEGKLRLMYECNPLAFIVEQAGGRSSNGQLRTLEIEPKACHERCPVFIGSKDLVAQAEALLAQENAG from the coding sequence ATGGACCACAACAAACTCGCCCTGCCCGTCGGCACGACGCTCGACCGCTTCATCATGCGCAAGCAGGAAGATTTTCCCTACGCCACCGGGGAGCTGTCGCAGCTGCTGCGCGATATCGCGCTGGCTGCCAAGATTGTAAACCGCGAAATCAACCGCTCGGGCCTCATCGATATTGCCGGGGCCTACGGCAACCGCAACGTGCAGGGCGAGGACCAGCAGAAGCTCGACGTGATTGCCAATATCCGCTTTATCCGGGCGCTGCGCAACGGCGGCGAGGTCTGCACCATCATCTCGGAAGAGGACGAGGATATTATCCAGACCGGCAATAACCAGGGCAAGTACGTCGTAGCCATTGACCCGCTCGACGGCTCCAGCAACATTGATGTCAACGTCAGCATCGGCACCATTTTCAGCATCTACCGGCGCATCTCGCCCACCGGGCGCGAGGGTAGCAGCGCCGACTGCCTCCAGCCCGGCACTCACCAAGTGGCGGCTGGCTACATCATCTACGGCTCCAGCACTATGCTCGTATACACCACCGGCAACGGGGTCAACGGCTTCACCTACGAGCCTAGCTTAGGCGAGTTTTTTCTCTCGCACCCAGACATCCAGACGCCCGCGACCGGCACCGTCTACTCCATTAACGAAGGCTCGTCCGACTCGTTTTCGCCGGGCGTGGCGGCCTTCGTGCGCTACTGCAAGGACCAGCAGTTTTCGGCCCGCTACATCGGCTCGCTGGTCGCCGATTTTCACCGCAATCTGCTCAAAGGCGGCATCTATCTCTACCCCGCTACTGCCAAAAACCCCGAGGGTAAGCTGCGCCTGATGTACGAGTGCAACCCGCTGGCCTTCATTGTGGAGCAGGCCGGCGGCCGCAGCTCCAACGGCCAGCTGCGCACCCTCGAAATCGAGCCTAAAGCCTGCCACGAGCGCTGCCCCGTCTTCATCGGCAGTAAAGACCTGGTAGCGCAGGCCGAAGCCCTGTTGGCTCAGGAAAATGCCGGGTAA
- a CDS encoding DUF5606 domain-containing protein: MPYDLKELAAISGQPGLYRLVRPARHGVLVESLDAKATRSLAPASNKVSLLSEIGIYAQDSDETVSLSDVFDRIHQHYEATLPVSAKSPETELSGFLAEVMPEYDRQRVYTSDIKKLVSWYGIVSQHVPYAAAAEAEPTTDEPLSTGGVIGEIDEAPTPSGNPEVTK; encoded by the coding sequence ATGCCCTACGATTTGAAAGAACTGGCGGCCATCAGCGGCCAGCCTGGCCTCTACCGCTTGGTGCGCCCGGCGCGCCACGGTGTATTAGTGGAAAGCCTGGATGCAAAGGCGACGCGCTCGCTGGCCCCGGCCAGCAATAAGGTATCGCTGCTGAGTGAAATCGGCATCTACGCCCAGGACTCGGACGAAACAGTATCATTGAGCGACGTTTTTGACCGTATTCATCAGCACTACGAGGCTACCCTGCCGGTTTCGGCCAAGTCGCCGGAAACGGAGCTGAGCGGCTTTCTAGCCGAGGTGATGCCCGAGTACGACCGCCAGCGGGTGTATACCTCGGATATTAAGAAACTGGTGAGCTGGTACGGCATCGTGAGCCAGCACGTGCCCTACGCGGCGGCGGCCGAAGCCGAGCCTACTACCGACGAGCCGCTGAGCACGGGCGGCGTGATTGGCGAAATTGATGAGGCCCCTACCCCCTCCGGCAACCCGGAAGTGACGAAGTAA
- a CDS encoding peroxiredoxin — MSVLVGKRAPAFKAPAVIGQQVEEDFSLDRYLGKRYVLLFFYPADFSSLCPTELLAFQDLLPEFERRGVAVIGCSTDSRQVHQAWLRTPISAGGVEGVTYPLVADNAKTIAANYDVLAGHFDYSETGEMVFVGHPQAYRALFLIDRDGIVRHQLVNDRPLGRRISDSLRMVDALRHFEEHGETCPANWEADS; from the coding sequence ATGTCCGTTCTCGTTGGTAAGCGCGCGCCTGCTTTCAAGGCTCCGGCCGTTATTGGCCAGCAGGTGGAGGAAGATTTTTCGCTCGACCGCTACCTGGGTAAGCGCTACGTGCTGCTCTTTTTCTATCCCGCCGATTTTTCGAGCCTCTGCCCTACCGAGCTGCTAGCATTTCAAGATTTGCTGCCCGAGTTTGAGCGCCGGGGTGTGGCCGTAATTGGGTGTAGCACCGACTCGCGCCAGGTACACCAGGCGTGGCTGCGCACGCCCATCAGCGCAGGTGGTGTTGAGGGCGTAACCTACCCGCTGGTGGCCGATAACGCCAAAACCATTGCGGCCAACTACGACGTGCTGGCTGGCCACTTCGACTATAGCGAAACCGGCGAGATGGTCTTCGTGGGCCATCCGCAGGCGTACCGGGCGCTGTTTTTGATTGACCGCGACGGCATCGTGCGCCATCAGCTCGTGAATGACCGGCCCTTGGGCCGCCGTATCTCCGACTCCCTGCGCATGGTGGATGCCCTACGCCACTTTGAGGAGCACGGCGAAACCTGCCCCGCCAACTGGGAGGCAGATTCGTAG
- the yihA gene encoding ribosome biogenesis GTP-binding protein YihA/YsxC — protein sequence MLIREASFLTSNTQVAACPAPDRPEYAFIGRSNVGKSSLINMLTGRNGLAKTSSTPGKTQVINHFNINDEWYLVDLPGYGYAKVSKSARADWGKMINAYLMRRENLTCVCVLLDSRHEPQSADLAFMEKLGEDGIPFVMLFTKTDKQSSTQTKTLLTNYLAKMSETWDELPRYFVTSAETGLGRDEVLDFIAEVNRQAAAEAAGA from the coding sequence ATGCTCATCCGCGAAGCAAGTTTTTTGACCAGCAATACGCAGGTAGCTGCCTGCCCAGCCCCCGACCGGCCCGAATACGCCTTTATTGGGCGCTCCAACGTGGGCAAGTCGTCGCTGATAAATATGCTCACGGGCCGCAATGGCCTGGCCAAAACATCGAGCACTCCTGGCAAAACGCAGGTTATCAATCATTTCAATATTAACGACGAGTGGTATTTGGTAGACCTGCCGGGCTACGGCTACGCTAAGGTGAGCAAAAGCGCGCGTGCCGATTGGGGCAAGATGATAAACGCCTACCTCATGCGCCGCGAAAACCTGACCTGCGTATGCGTGCTGCTCGATTCGCGCCACGAGCCCCAATCTGCGGACCTAGCTTTTATGGAAAAGTTGGGGGAGGACGGCATTCCGTTCGTGATGCTGTTTACGAAGACTGATAAGCAGTCGAGTACCCAAACTAAAACCTTGCTAACCAACTACCTGGCTAAGATGAGTGAAACCTGGGATGAGCTGCCCCGCTACTTCGTAACCTCGGCCGAAACCGGGCTGGGCCGCGACGAAGTACTGGACTTTATCGCGGAAGTGAACCGGCAGGCAGCCGCCGAAGCGGCAGGCGCTTGA
- a CDS encoding porin family protein codes for MRASGRWGGVGLLLVLLLVAGPALAQRKRSDDIDRGHKGKIRGITVDNLPNYNDRFFRPGIYIAPNFSRFFIEQSNAYFTAAQQGRGVSANSIISPGFGVGFIGDIRLGNPGTPFHLRFTPGLTFLTRRVEFKSVGAGQPDTIRTQEVGTTQLELPLLLKYQSNRRRNTRFYMIGGLKSSTAVTQRQNTPAINQLNVVRNDLLLEYGVGLDLFYPYFKFGPELRFSHGLRNVLDPRNNQYSNSLQSLRTNTVTLYLNIE; via the coding sequence GTGAGGGCGTCCGGCCGGTGGGGGGGGGTAGGGCTACTACTGGTACTGCTGCTGGTGGCGGGCCCGGCGCTGGCCCAGCGCAAGCGTAGCGACGACATTGACCGCGGCCATAAAGGCAAAATCAGGGGTATTACGGTGGATAACCTGCCTAACTACAACGACCGGTTTTTTCGGCCTGGCATTTATATCGCGCCCAACTTCTCGCGGTTTTTCATCGAGCAGTCGAATGCCTATTTCACGGCTGCCCAGCAGGGCCGGGGCGTATCGGCCAATTCCATTATCAGCCCGGGTTTCGGAGTTGGGTTTATCGGTGACATTAGGCTAGGTAATCCTGGTACGCCCTTTCACCTGCGTTTCACCCCTGGGCTCACCTTCCTGACCCGCCGGGTTGAGTTTAAGAGCGTCGGCGCGGGCCAGCCCGACACCATTCGCACGCAGGAGGTAGGTACCACGCAGCTGGAGTTGCCGCTGCTGCTCAAGTACCAGTCGAACCGCCGCCGCAACACGCGCTTTTATATGATTGGCGGCCTGAAATCCAGCACGGCCGTAACGCAGCGCCAGAATACGCCGGCCATCAACCAACTCAACGTAGTGCGCAACGACCTGCTGCTGGAATACGGGGTAGGGCTCGACTTATTTTATCCGTACTTCAAATTCGGGCCCGAGCTACGTTTCTCGCACGGCCTGCGCAATGTGCTGGACCCGCGCAACAATCAGTACAGCAATAGCCTGCAAAGCCTGCGCACGAACACGGTAACGCTGTACTTGAATATTGAATAG
- the ubiE gene encoding bifunctional demethylmenaquinone methyltransferase/2-methoxy-6-polyprenyl-1,4-benzoquinol methylase UbiE, whose translation MAVVPYKEDAADKKSQVARMFDNIAGKYDFLNHFLSAGTDIYWRRQAVNKLKELRPARILDIATGTADFAIETLRAAAPDAQVTGVDISAGMLEVGRQKLAAKKLGHRIRLELADSEDLPFADDSFDAVTASFGVRNFAHLERGLSEMRRVLRPGGKLVILEFSKPTAFPLKQAYNFYFSRVLPVFGKVISKDQSAYTYLPASVQAFPDGAEFVAILGRVGFINPAWQPLTFGISSIYTAQK comes from the coding sequence ATGGCCGTAGTACCCTACAAAGAAGACGCCGCTGACAAGAAATCGCAGGTGGCCCGCATGTTTGACAACATTGCCGGCAAATATGATTTCCTGAACCACTTTCTGAGCGCGGGCACGGATATCTACTGGCGCCGCCAGGCCGTGAATAAATTGAAAGAGTTACGGCCAGCCCGCATCCTGGATATCGCCACTGGCACGGCCGACTTCGCCATTGAAACGCTGCGTGCCGCCGCACCCGATGCCCAGGTAACGGGTGTGGACATTTCGGCTGGCATGCTGGAAGTGGGCCGCCAGAAGCTAGCCGCCAAAAAGCTCGGCCATCGCATCCGGCTGGAACTGGCCGATTCAGAAGACCTACCGTTTGCGGACGATTCTTTCGATGCCGTTACGGCTTCGTTCGGGGTGCGCAACTTTGCGCACTTGGAGCGTGGGCTATCCGAGATGCGCCGCGTGCTACGGCCGGGTGGCAAGCTCGTAATTCTGGAATTCAGCAAGCCCACGGCGTTTCCGCTCAAGCAAGCTTACAATTTTTACTTTAGCCGGGTGCTGCCGGTCTTTGGCAAAGTTATTTCCAAAGACCAGAGCGCGTACACCTACCTGCCCGCGTCGGTGCAGGCTTTCCCCGACGGTGCCGAGTTCGTGGCCATTCTGGGTCGCGTCGGCTTTATCAATCCTGCATGGCAACCCCTTACGTTTGGTATCAGCTCCATTTACACGGCCCAAAAGTGA